A stretch of the Dechloromonas sp. TW-R-39-2 genome encodes the following:
- a CDS encoding response regulator, which yields MALTTSLADLSVLLVEPSSMQANLVGRMLQHQGIQSIETVDTGSAALQALTCKPAGGQIVISSLYLPDMAGTELVAAMRDDPELESIPFILVSSETRPQVLEPVRQSGACSIVTKPFNEQQLSRALYAAADYLNPPDDMDVSEIENLRVLLVDDSFASRRHLHRLLSELGIERITEAADGKQAVALLQDTMVDLVITDYNMPEMDGRELTEYIRTQSWQNNVPVLMVTSEQNMGRLAAVERAGVSAICDKPFEAGSIRKLISDSLVR from the coding sequence ATGGCCCTGACTACCTCGCTGGCTGATCTTTCCGTCCTGCTCGTCGAGCCTTCGAGCATGCAGGCCAATCTGGTCGGACGCATGCTTCAGCATCAAGGCATCCAGTCGATCGAAACGGTCGATACCGGAAGTGCTGCGCTGCAGGCCCTGACTTGCAAACCGGCCGGTGGGCAGATCGTGATCAGCAGCCTTTACCTGCCGGACATGGCCGGGACCGAGCTGGTCGCTGCCATGCGCGACGATCCCGAACTGGAATCGATTCCCTTCATCCTGGTTTCCAGCGAGACGCGTCCCCAGGTGCTGGAGCCGGTTCGCCAGTCCGGCGCCTGCAGTATCGTGACCAAGCCGTTCAATGAACAGCAATTGTCCCGGGCGCTTTATGCCGCGGCGGATTACCTGAATCCACCGGACGACATGGACGTGTCCGAAATCGAAAACCTCCGGGTCCTGCTGGTCGATGACAGCTTCGCCTCGCGCCGCCATCTGCACCGCTTGTTGAGCGAGCTGGGCATCGAGCGGATTACCGAAGCGGCCGACGGCAAACAGGCCGTAGCCTTGCTGCAGGACACCATGGTCGACCTGGTGATTACCGATTACAACATGCCGGAAATGGATGGTCGTGAATTGACCGAATATATCCGCACGCAAAGCTGGCAGAACAATGTGCCGGTGCTGATGGTGACCAGCGAGCAAAACATGGGGCGTCTGGCGGCCGTCGAGCGGGCCGGAGTGTCGGCCATTTGCGACAAGCCTTTCGAGGCCGGCAGTATTCGCAAGCTGATCAGCGATTCCCTGGTCCGGTAA
- a CDS encoding exo-alpha-sialidase codes for MSKESPALPRWLPVLLFALALSAAFWRIPKPEAPAFVPPPPAAASTLPAMFAAEMLPSAGESAHAAALAQLPDGRLVAAWFAGSREGAADVAVWFSTQGKEGWSRPQAIATRETTAGGTFAYVRKVGNPVLYAEGGWLHLWYVSVAVGGWAGSSLNHSVSTDHGKSWSKPEKLQTSPFANISTLGRTAPMALADGGLGLPVYHEFIAKHGEWLRLSATGQIIDKVRMTHDVRTLQPAIVAFDAQRAIAFLRDAGSGSNKVQVTQTDNGGQSWQAGEALNVPNPNASVAALRLRSGRLLLAGNPPNGREALLLWISADDGKTWQASRTIETAPDAGAEFSYPALLLGRDGRIHLAYTWRRLGIKHAAFSEAWLDEEKP; via the coding sequence ATGAGCAAGGAATCGCCCGCCTTGCCACGCTGGCTTCCCGTTCTACTCTTTGCGCTCGCACTGAGCGCCGCGTTCTGGCGCATCCCCAAACCCGAGGCGCCGGCCTTCGTCCCGCCGCCGCCCGCGGCAGCTTCAACGCTGCCGGCCATGTTCGCGGCCGAGATGCTGCCGAGCGCCGGCGAATCGGCACATGCCGCCGCGCTGGCCCAATTGCCCGACGGCCGCCTGGTTGCCGCCTGGTTTGCCGGTAGCCGCGAAGGCGCCGCCGACGTCGCCGTCTGGTTCAGCACACAAGGCAAAGAGGGCTGGAGCCGACCGCAAGCCATTGCCACCCGCGAAACAACCGCCGGCGGCACTTTCGCTTACGTGCGCAAGGTCGGCAACCCGGTACTTTACGCAGAAGGCGGCTGGCTGCACCTTTGGTATGTCAGCGTGGCCGTTGGCGGCTGGGCTGGCAGCTCGCTCAATCACAGCGTTTCGACCGATCACGGCAAAAGCTGGTCGAAGCCCGAAAAACTGCAGACTTCGCCATTCGCCAACATCAGCACGCTGGGCCGCACAGCGCCGATGGCGCTGGCCGATGGCGGCCTGGGTCTGCCGGTCTACCATGAATTCATTGCCAAACACGGCGAATGGCTGCGCCTTTCGGCCACCGGACAAATCATCGACAAAGTACGCATGACACACGATGTCCGTACTTTGCAACCAGCTATCGTTGCGTTCGACGCACAACGAGCCATCGCTTTTTTGCGCGACGCCGGCTCCGGCAGCAACAAGGTTCAGGTCACGCAAACAGACAATGGCGGCCAGTCATGGCAAGCCGGCGAGGCTTTGAACGTGCCCAATCCGAACGCCTCGGTCGCCGCACTGCGCCTGCGCAGCGGTCGCCTGTTGCTGGCCGGCAATCCGCCGAATGGGCGGGAAGCGCTGTTGCTCTGGATTTCAGCCGATGACGGCAAGACCTGGCAGGCCAGCCGAACGATAGAAACCGCACCGGATGCCGGCGCCGAGTTTTCCTACCCGGCCCTGTTGCTCGGGCGCGACGGACGCATTCACCTGGCCTACACCTGGCGCCGCCTGGGCATCAAGCATGCCGCCTTCAGCGAAGCCTGGCTGGACGAGGAAAAACCATGA
- a CDS encoding glycosyltransferase family 39 protein, with protein sequence MHAHSPARQTLLLFLLALTVLLPGIWEATGLSGKDEFFLGLRTPMEMIEGNHWLVPFLDGAPRIRKPPMLYWLGRASYELFGISIVSTRLVGVLFATLLVVSAAGIARRLSGRHESGWLAGCILLGCLGMATEGRRFMLDVPVAALSSAAFWTFLIWFDSRRLAWLTATTLLLAAGFMTKGPIVALVCGGGTLALWLNGRLRLAELSRHRLALFGHAVLWAALSLPWFFIVRTLYPEAANLVLADELESRQFFNLSPGIFLGLLNIALPWVIVFIYAAWKMRHENGAPRVALLWFAATFLPFLLIKSFDRYLIGSLVPLAIFLALALPQVKARWPFRIGALLALLFGALLAGFCFWFKLGGWYWLLLPAAYLAWAWWQERGRGHTLAAPAIFWIAVLWGVFPAIGVNAVPGDVVALGKGRPVAMFDGPQPAMLPILSAQAHRHYGRLDAFDLAEISALKTPVFVEDKDISRFQQALTAAGYSANELGRYETLASHGSGLRFARVGSNRADWQNAFASRSLAPLLTRVFWFEISRP encoded by the coding sequence ATGCACGCCCACTCACCTGCTCGCCAGACCCTGCTGCTTTTCTTGCTCGCCCTTACCGTGCTGCTGCCCGGCATCTGGGAAGCGACCGGCCTGAGCGGCAAGGACGAGTTTTTCCTCGGCCTGCGCACGCCGATGGAAATGATCGAAGGCAATCACTGGCTGGTTCCCTTTCTTGACGGTGCGCCACGCATCCGCAAACCGCCGATGCTTTACTGGCTGGGCCGGGCCAGCTATGAACTGTTCGGCATTTCGATCGTCAGCACACGTCTGGTCGGCGTTCTTTTTGCCACCCTGCTGGTGGTCTCGGCCGCCGGGATTGCCCGACGTCTTTCCGGACGCCACGAAAGCGGCTGGCTGGCCGGCTGCATCCTGCTCGGTTGCCTCGGCATGGCGACAGAAGGCCGGCGTTTCATGCTCGATGTTCCGGTCGCCGCACTGTCGAGTGCCGCCTTCTGGACTTTCCTGATCTGGTTCGATTCCCGTCGTCTGGCCTGGTTGACCGCGACAACGCTGCTGCTCGCCGCCGGCTTCATGACCAAAGGCCCGATCGTCGCGCTGGTCTGCGGTGGCGGCACACTTGCGCTGTGGCTCAACGGGCGGCTGCGCCTCGCCGAATTGTCCCGGCACCGGCTGGCCCTGTTCGGCCACGCGGTGCTCTGGGCGGCCCTCTCGCTCCCCTGGTTTTTCATCGTCCGGACGCTTTATCCTGAAGCCGCCAACCTGGTACTGGCAGACGAACTGGAGTCGCGCCAGTTTTTCAACCTGTCGCCCGGCATCTTCCTCGGCCTGCTCAACATTGCGCTGCCCTGGGTCATCGTGTTCATCTACGCGGCCTGGAAAATGCGCCACGAAAATGGCGCGCCGCGTGTTGCCCTGCTCTGGTTCGCTGCCACTTTCCTGCCGTTTCTGCTGATCAAGAGTTTCGATCGCTACCTGATCGGCTCGCTTGTGCCACTGGCCATATTTCTCGCCCTGGCGCTGCCACAGGTCAAGGCGCGCTGGCCATTCCGGATCGGCGCCCTGCTCGCCCTCCTGTTTGGCGCGTTGCTCGCCGGCTTCTGCTTCTGGTTCAAGCTGGGCGGCTGGTACTGGCTGCTGCTGCCAGCCGCCTACCTCGCCTGGGCCTGGTGGCAGGAACGTGGTCGCGGCCACACGCTGGCGGCCCCCGCCATTTTCTGGATCGCCGTGCTGTGGGGTGTTTTCCCGGCGATCGGCGTCAACGCCGTACCGGGCGATGTGGTCGCCCTCGGCAAGGGCCGCCCGGTCGCCATGTTCGACGGCCCGCAACCGGCCATGCTGCCGATCCTCAGCGCCCAGGCGCATCGTCACTATGGCCGCCTGGATGCCTTCGACCTGGCTGAAATCAGCGCCCTGAAAACACCGGTTTTCGTTGAAGACAAAGACATTTCGCGCTTCCAGCAAGCGTTGACCGCAGCAGGCTACAGCGCAAACGAACTCGGTCGCTACGAGACGCTGGCTTCGCACGGCTCCGGCCTGCGCTTCGCCCGCGTCGGCAGCAACCGGGCCGACTGGCAAAATGCATTCGCCAGCCGCAGTCTCGCCCCCTTGCTCACCCGTGTTTTCTGGTTCGAGATCAGCCGGCCATGA
- a CDS encoding enoyl-CoA hydratase: MTQPAATDFAPLVLRDDRADGLTTLTLNRPGQFNSLSRDMLTALKAELDAIAACEAIRVVVIAGAGKAFCAGHDLKEMRGNHSKEFMQALFRQCGELMLAITQMPQPVIARVHGIATAAGCQLVSMCDLAVAADVAKFAVSGINVGLFCSTPAVGLARNLGRKAALEMLLTGDFIDALEAKVKGLVNRVVPADALDAEVERLAQSILAKSAVAIRMGKGMFYRQLEMGLSEAYDYAGEVMACNMMSEDAGEGIDAFMQKRKPAYKGC, from the coding sequence ATGACACAACCCGCCGCTACCGATTTTGCCCCGCTGGTCCTGCGCGATGACCGGGCCGATGGCCTGACCACGCTGACCCTGAACCGGCCCGGCCAGTTCAATTCCCTGTCCAGGGACATGTTGACCGCGCTGAAAGCCGAACTCGATGCGATTGCTGCCTGCGAAGCGATTCGTGTCGTCGTCATTGCCGGGGCCGGCAAGGCTTTCTGCGCCGGGCATGACCTCAAGGAAATGCGCGGCAATCACAGCAAGGAATTCATGCAGGCACTGTTCAGGCAATGCGGCGAACTGATGCTCGCCATCACGCAGATGCCGCAACCGGTCATCGCCCGCGTGCACGGCATCGCCACCGCGGCCGGTTGCCAGCTGGTCTCGATGTGCGACCTGGCGGTCGCCGCCGATGTCGCCAAGTTTGCCGTCTCGGGAATCAACGTCGGATTATTCTGCTCAACCCCGGCCGTCGGGCTGGCGCGCAATCTTGGCCGCAAGGCGGCGCTCGAAATGCTGCTCACCGGCGACTTCATCGACGCACTTGAAGCCAAGGTCAAGGGCCTGGTCAACCGCGTGGTCCCGGCCGATGCCCTGGATGCCGAAGTGGAACGTCTCGCCCAATCCATCCTCGCCAAGAGCGCGGTCGCCATCCGCATGGGCAAAGGCATGTTCTACCGGCAACTGGAGATGGGGCTGAGCGAGGCGTATGACTACGCCGGTGAAGTCATGGCCTGCAACATGATGAGCGAAGATGCCGGCGAAGGAATCGATGCCTTCATGCAAAAACGGAAACCGGCTTACAAAGGCTGTTGA